AACGGAGTTACCGTTGTTCTTATTGTTGTTGTTCATGTTGGCATTCTCGTTGTTGTAGTTCAAGTTCATGTTATAGGCGTTGTTGCTATTGTTCTCGCTAGCAGACCAGAAGTTGGCGTTGTTGCCGGCATTGTTGAAATTGCCATTGTTGTTTCTGTTGCCTGCAGGGAGCGCGGAGAAGCCGTAGGCCCTACATGAATTTGATGGGCAGCCGCTATTAAACACGGCATGGAGTGCCTTGCGGCAGGCCATCGCCATGGGTTTGTCTACTCCTCTGCAAGGCAGGCGAGAGCGGGCTGCTGAACTCTGAAAGGTTTTCTCCCACGGTGTCATTACCGCAAGACTCTAACCGTAAAAGATTCAATATGGTTTCAATTTTTGCATTTACGAAAATCCACTGGTTGTTCGCGATTTGTTTAAGGTCCTGTAATATGCGAAGCTGGATCCTTGCACGCACCAGTATTTGCATGGCACGATCAAAGTCGAACTTGGCAAAACCCTGCATGGCAAGCTGCATCATCTCCAGAAGTTCCATGGAGTCGTTGCGCAGCCTATCGCCAAGGCCGAACTTGTAATTCTTGTAGAACTTACCCGTACGCCTGCATATATCCAAGGTATAGTCGTACATTTCGCGATAGGCAAGCATCATGTTTCGTGGGTTTACATTGGAATGAGATTCCTGTTTTTTTGAAGCGGGCGAAGTCTTTGGCACCGCCCCAAGCACAGACTTTTTCCAATCGTCAAAGTTCTCTAATACGGGTAACCCAGTAATTACTACATGATTC
This Fibrobacter sp. UWEL DNA region includes the following protein-coding sequences:
- a CDS encoding four helix bundle protein, translating into HLVRDSKFWQAWERSSFLFSKLFRPFKINARFFKNISAEMVYLGFPDTLLAKIQEECDGKYSYKVIDENHVVITGLPVLENFDDWKKSVLGAVPKTSPASKKQESHSNVNPRNMMLAYREMYDYTLDICRRTGKFYKNYKFGLGDRLRNDSMELLEMMQLAMQGFAKFDFDRAMQILVRARIQLRILQDLKQIANNQWIFVNAKIETILNLLRLESCGNDTVGENLSEFSSPLSPALQRSRQTHGDGLPQGTPCRV
- a CDS encoding FISUMP domain-containing protein yields the protein MAMACRKALHAVFNSGCPSNSCRAYGFSALPAGNRNNNGNFNNAGNNANFWSASENNSNNAYNMNLNYNNENANMNNNNKNNGNSVRCLQNSEEFT